In Microbacterium sp. zg-Y818, the genomic window ATCCAGATGTACTGCGTCAGATCGGGCAGCATCACGGTCCCTCCATCGGTCCTTGAGGGAACCCTAACACCGGGTCAGGACGCCGGTGCTTGCTAGGCTCGGATGGCCCGGCGACGCCCGTTCCGGGTCCCCGAGACAGGAGCGCCGCCCATGTCCCAGATCCTGCCTGCCGGCTCCCTTCGTGGAAAGACGGCGCTCGTCACCGGCTCGTCCCGAGGAATCGGCGCCGACACGGTGCGGTACCTCGCGGAGGCCGGCGCGAACGTCGTCATAAACTTCCGAAACAAGGCGCCGCGCGCCGAGAAGCTGGCCACGCAGCTGCGTGAGCTCGGCGTCGAGGTGCTCGTCGTCGGGGCCGACCTCACCGACGCCGACGCCGTGCGGGCGATGTTCGCCGAGGTGGAGCGCACCTTCGGCGGGTTGGACATCCTCGTGCTCAATGCCTCCGGCGGCATGGAGTCCGGCATGGCGGAGGACTACGCACTGACCCTCAACCGCGACGCCCAGGTCGGCGCGCTGCAGGCGGCGCTGCCGCTGCTGCACGAGGGTTCCCGCGTCGTGTTCGTCACAAGCCACCAGGCGCACTTCATCCGCACGACGCCGACGATGGCGGAGTACGAGGTCGTGGCTCTGTCCAAGCGGGCCGGCGAGGATGCCCTGCGCGAGCGGATCGGTGAGCTCGACGAGCGCGGCATCGGCTTCGTCGTCGTCTCGGGGGACATGATCGAGGGCACCATCACCGCCACCCTGCTCGAACGGGCGAACCCCGGAGCCATCGCCTCGCGGCGCGAGTCGGCCGGCAAGCTCTACAACGTGTCGGAGTTCGCCGCCGAGGTCGCGCGGGCGGCGGTCGACCCGGTACCGGAGGACCACACTCGTCTCGTGGGCGACACCGGTTCGTTCGAGGGCGAGTGACCTCATGCGGGCCCAGGACATCGACGCGCTCGGCTCGGTGGGAAGGCCCGCCCTTTCGCCCGACGGTGCGTTCGCGATCTTCGCCACCTCGCGGCCCGATGTGTCCGCGAACCGCGACGTCGGACAGCTCTGGCGCCTCGACCTGCCCGACGGCGCCCCGCGCCGGCTGACACGCGGCGTCGCCGACGCCTCGCCACGGCTCCGCCCCGACGGCGCGGTCGTCGCCTTCCTGCGCGAGGACGCCAAGGGGCGCCGGCAGATCTTCGCCGTCGCGGCCGGGGGAGGCGAGCCCGTGCAGGCCACCGACGCCCCGCTCGGGGTAGGTGCCTTCGCCTGGTCGCCAGACGGCGACACCCTCGCTTTCACGGCCAGGGTGCCGGACCGGGGGCGCTACGGCTCGATCGACGGACTGGATGCCGCAGCCGAGGCGCCGCGGCGCATCACCGGCATCCGATGGCATGCCAACGGACTCGGATACATCGGCGATCGTCCGTCACAACTGTTCATCGTGCCCGCTCCCGACCTCGACGCCGAGCCGCTCTACGAGCCCGCCGCGCGGGTGCGTGCCGAGGGCGACGACGGGCCGCACGCGCGCGTGGTGCCGGCGGATGCCGAGCAGCTGACGCGCGG contains:
- a CDS encoding SDR family oxidoreductase, with protein sequence MSQILPAGSLRGKTALVTGSSRGIGADTVRYLAEAGANVVINFRNKAPRAEKLATQLRELGVEVLVVGADLTDADAVRAMFAEVERTFGGLDILVLNASGGMESGMAEDYALTLNRDAQVGALQAALPLLHEGSRVVFVTSHQAHFIRTTPTMAEYEVVALSKRAGEDALRERIGELDERGIGFVVVSGDMIEGTITATLLERANPGAIASRRESAGKLYNVSEFAAEVARAAVDPVPEDHTRLVGDTGSFEGE